In Elaeis guineensis isolate ETL-2024a chromosome 1, EG11, whole genome shotgun sequence, a genomic segment contains:
- the LOC140851017 gene encoding LOW QUALITY PROTEIN: probable adenylate kinase 2, chloroplastic (The sequence of the model RefSeq protein was modified relative to this genomic sequence to represent the inferred CDS: inserted 2 bases in 1 codon), protein MISGAPASGKGTQCELIEKKYGLVHIAAGDLLXAEIAAGTENGKRAKEYMEKGMLVPDEIVVMMVKERLLQPDAQENGWLLDGYPRSLSQATALEDLGIRPDLFILLDVSEEVLIERVVGRRLDPVTGKIYHLKYSPPENEEIAGRLTQRFDDTEEKVKLRLKTHHQNVEAVLSIYKDVIFKVNGDAPIEDVFAEIDKALSSILEKKSRTDSSSMAAGIIS, encoded by the exons ATGATATCAGGGGCTCCTGCATCTGGCAAGGGAACACAATGTGAGCTCATCGAGAAGAAA TATGGGCTGGTTCATATTGCTGCTGGAGATTTGCT AGCAGAAATTGCTGCTGGAACTGAGAATGGGAAGCGTGCCAAAGAATATATGGAGAAGGGAATGTTGGTTCCTGATGAAATTGTTGTCATG ATGGTAAAGGAACGTCTTCTGCAACCAGATGCTCAAGAAAATGGCTGGCTTTTAGATGGATACCCAAGAAGCTTATCTCAGGCAACTGCTTTAGAAGATCTGGGAATCCGACCTGACCTTTTCATTCTCCTGGAT GTTTCTGAAGAGGTACTTATTGAGAGAGTGGTTGGTAGAAGGCTTGATCCTGTTACTGGAAAAATATACCATTTGAAGTACTCTCCTCCTGAGAATGAAGAAATTGCTGGAAGACTTACCCAACGGTTTGATGATACAGAAGAAAAG GTAAAGTTGCGATTGAAGACTCACCATCAGAATGTTGAAGCTGTCCTTTCAATATATAAAGATGTCATATTCAAG GTCAATGGCGATGCCCCTATTGAAGATGTATTTGCTGAAATAGACAAAGCATTATCTTCAATTCTGGAGAAGAAATCAAGAACAGATTCATCATCCATGGCTGCTGGTATAAttagctag
- the LOC140859428 gene encoding extradiol ring-cleavage dioxygenase-like, producing MDTFFLSHGSPTLSIDESLPARPFLRSWQSKVLQAVPRAILVVSGHWETAVPTVNVINGTNKTIYDFYGFPKPMYQLKYPAPGAPNLAKRVKELLEQAGFGRVKEDKTRGLDHGAWVPLMLMYPEANIPVCQLSVQTDRDGTYHYNMGKALAPLRDEGILIVGSGNATHNLRTMGPDGGPIAKWALDFDTWLKDSLLDGRYDDVNHYEEKSPSGKMAHPWPDHFYPLHVAMGAAGEKARAELIHHSWTNCTISYASYRFTT from the exons ATGGATACCTTCTTCCTGTCGCACGGATCTCCGACGCTGTCCATCGACGAGAGCTTGCCGGCGAGGCCGTTCCTGAGGTCGTGGCAGTCCAAGGTGCTGCAGGCCGTCCCCAGGGCCATCCTCGTCGTCTCCGGCCACTGGGAGACGGCCGTTCCGACGGTGAACGTCATCAACGGCACCAACAAGACCATCTACGACTTCTATGGCTTCCCCAAGCCCATGTACCAG CTCAAGTATCCTGCACCAGGAGCACCAAATTTAGCAAAGAGAGTGAAAGAGCTGCTGGAACAAGCTGGTTTTGGCCGTGTAAAGGAGGACAAGACCCGTGGCCTTGACCATGGTGCTTGGGTTCCGCTCATGCTCATGTACCCAGAGGCTAACATCCCTGTCTGTCAGCTCTCTGTTCAGACAGACAGGGATGGAACTTACCACTATAACATGGGGAAAGCATTGGCCCCTCTCAGAGATGAGGGGATCCTTATAGTTGGTTCAGGGAATGCTACACATAACTTGAGGACAATGGGACCTGATGGTGGACCCATAGCCAAGTGGGCCCTGGACTTCGACACATGGCTTAAGGATTCACTCCTAGATGGAAG ATATGATGATGTGAACCACTACGAGGAGAAGTCGCCTAGTGGAAAGATGGCACACCCTTGGCCAGATCACTTCTACCCTTTACATGTAGCTATGGGCGCTGCAGGTGAGAAGGCCAGGGCTGAATTAATCCATCATAGCTGGACCAATTGCACAATCTCATACGCGTCTTATCGATTTACAACTTAA
- the LOC105037894 gene encoding uncharacterized protein isoform X1 encodes MTRRLRAFKRWMRSQGIDWSDALELADSAVEGVSVWAFCDLREGDLVVTIPKLACLTIRTSKARDMIEGAGLAGCLGLAVALMYERSLGPESPWHGYLQLLPERECVPLVWSLEEVDSLLVGTELHKIVKQDKCFLYEDWKESIEPLILSRPLKLDPDSFGVEQYFSAKSLVSSRSFEIDGYHGFGMVPLADLFNHKTGAENVHFTSISSRSSSDDEGDGGICDESADDKLSDVDLSTRSSGEDPTVLEMIIVRHVEAGSEVFNTYGSMGNAALLHRYGFTEPDNPYDIVNIDLDLVIKWCSSSFSNRYARARLSLWRQLKYSGCTSQNSEYFEISFNGEPQIELLVLLYIIFLAEDAYEKLRYLIDSFEGVDESSNITNLIKITKSKCGETPGNISCHEAPEDVKELMLTENVCSSLIPLADMRESLYGSASLEDDKNRLRSCCHVKERKLYHSLVLRVSERTILGRLRAYASSNSKRKKRKLKEPKSKII; translated from the exons ATGACCCG GCGATTGAGGGCATTCAAGCGATGGATGAGGTCCCAGGGGATCGACTGGAGCGACGCCTTGGAGCTCGCCGATTCTGCCGTCGAGGGCGTCTCCGTTTGGGCCTTCTGCGACCTGAGAGAGGGGGACCTCGTGGTCACTATACCCAAGCTTGCTTGCCTCACCATCCGTACCTCCAAGGCGCGCGACATGATCGAGGGCGCCGGCCTCGCGGGCTGCCTCGGCCTCGCCGTGGCACTTATGTACGAGAGGAGCCTGGGGCCGGAATCGCCGTGGCATGGATACCTCCAGCTGCTGCCGGAGAGGGAGTGCGTGCCTCTCGTCTGGAGCTTGGAGGAGGTCGATTCCCTTCTCGTTGGAACGGAGCTCCACAAG ATAGTAAAGCAAGACAAGTGTTTTTTATATGAGGACTGGAAAGAATCTATTGAGCCCCTGATTCTATCGCGTCCTTTAAAGCTTGATCCGGATAGTTTTGGTGTTGAGCAATATTTTTCTGCCAAGAGTCttgtctcctcaagatcctttgaGATAGATGGTTATCATGGCTTTGGAATGGTGCCTTTAGCTGATCT CTTCAATCACAAGACTGGAGCTGAGAATGTTCACTTTACATCGATATCGTCTCGCTCTAGCTCAGACGATGAAGGCGATGGGGGAATTTGTGATGAATCTGCTGATGATAAGTTATCAGATGTGGATTTAAGTACTAGATCTTCAG GGGAGGATCCTACAGTCTTAGAAATGATTATTGTGAGACATGTTGAGGCAGGGTCAGAG GTTTTCAATACGTATGGCTCTATGGGTAATGCTGCCCTTCTTCACAGATATGGATTTACAGAACCTGATAACCCATATGACATTGTTAACATTGATCTAGACTTGGTCATTAAATGGTGCTCCTCCTCATTCTCTAATCGCTATGCTAGAGCAAGGCTATCTTTGTGGAGGCAACTAAAGTATTCAGGTTGCACCAGCCAGAACTCTGAATACTTTGAAATTTCATTTAATGGGGAACCACAGATAGAGCTTTTAGTTCTTCTCTACATCATTTTCTTAGCAGAGGATGCTTATGAGAAACTGAGATATTTAATAGATTCTTTTGAGGGTGTTGATGAATCTTCGAACAtcactaatttgattaagatcacAAAAAGCAAATGCGGTGAAACACCAGGGAACATTTCATGTCATGAAGCACCAGAGGATGTCAAGGAGTTAATGCTGACAGAGAATGTTTGTTCTTCACTGATACCACTAGCTGATATGAGAGAGAGCCTCTATGGTTCAGCTTCCTTGGAGGATGATAAAAACAGGTTGAGGAGTTGCTGTCATGTAAAGGAGAGGAAGTTGTATCACTCACTGGTGTTGCGGGTGAGTGAGAGGACAATACTTGGAAGGTTAAGGGCATATGCTTCCAGTAATtctaaaaggaagaaaagaaaattgaAAGAGCCAAAAAGCAAGATAATATAG
- the LOC105037894 gene encoding uncharacterized protein isoform X2 → MDTSSCCRRGSACLSSGAWRRSIPFSLERSSTRQIVKQDKCFLYEDWKESIEPLILSRPLKLDPDSFGVEQYFSAKSLVSSRSFEIDGYHGFGMVPLADLFNHKTGAENVHFTSISSRSSSDDEGDGGICDESADDKLSDVDLSTRSSGEDPTVLEMIIVRHVEAGSEVFNTYGSMGNAALLHRYGFTEPDNPYDIVNIDLDLVIKWCSSSFSNRYARARLSLWRQLKYSGCTSQNSEYFEISFNGEPQIELLVLLYIIFLAEDAYEKLRYLIDSFEGVDESSNITNLIKITKSKCGETPGNISCHEAPEDVKELMLTENVCSSLIPLADMRESLYGSASLEDDKNRLRSCCHVKERKLYHSLVLRVSERTILGRLRAYASSNSKRKKRKLKEPKSKII, encoded by the exons ATGGATACCTCCAGCTGCTGCCGGAGAGGGAGTGCGTGCCTCTCGTCTGGAGCTTGGAGGAGGTCGATTCCCTTCTCGTTGGAACGGAGCTCCACAAG GCAGATAGTAAAGCAAGACAAGTGTTTTTTATATGAGGACTGGAAAGAATCTATTGAGCCCCTGATTCTATCGCGTCCTTTAAAGCTTGATCCGGATAGTTTTGGTGTTGAGCAATATTTTTCTGCCAAGAGTCttgtctcctcaagatcctttgaGATAGATGGTTATCATGGCTTTGGAATGGTGCCTTTAGCTGATCT CTTCAATCACAAGACTGGAGCTGAGAATGTTCACTTTACATCGATATCGTCTCGCTCTAGCTCAGACGATGAAGGCGATGGGGGAATTTGTGATGAATCTGCTGATGATAAGTTATCAGATGTGGATTTAAGTACTAGATCTTCAG GGGAGGATCCTACAGTCTTAGAAATGATTATTGTGAGACATGTTGAGGCAGGGTCAGAG GTTTTCAATACGTATGGCTCTATGGGTAATGCTGCCCTTCTTCACAGATATGGATTTACAGAACCTGATAACCCATATGACATTGTTAACATTGATCTAGACTTGGTCATTAAATGGTGCTCCTCCTCATTCTCTAATCGCTATGCTAGAGCAAGGCTATCTTTGTGGAGGCAACTAAAGTATTCAGGTTGCACCAGCCAGAACTCTGAATACTTTGAAATTTCATTTAATGGGGAACCACAGATAGAGCTTTTAGTTCTTCTCTACATCATTTTCTTAGCAGAGGATGCTTATGAGAAACTGAGATATTTAATAGATTCTTTTGAGGGTGTTGATGAATCTTCGAACAtcactaatttgattaagatcacAAAAAGCAAATGCGGTGAAACACCAGGGAACATTTCATGTCATGAAGCACCAGAGGATGTCAAGGAGTTAATGCTGACAGAGAATGTTTGTTCTTCACTGATACCACTAGCTGATATGAGAGAGAGCCTCTATGGTTCAGCTTCCTTGGAGGATGATAAAAACAGGTTGAGGAGTTGCTGTCATGTAAAGGAGAGGAAGTTGTATCACTCACTGGTGTTGCGGGTGAGTGAGAGGACAATACTTGGAAGGTTAAGGGCATATGCTTCCAGTAATtctaaaaggaagaaaagaaaattgaAAGAGCCAAAAAGCAAGATAATATAG